The DNA region CTGATCACGCTTCCGATCTTGCGGCCCGCTTCCTGTCCCAGCCAGAACAGCGCTTGTGACCTCACCTCGCTGTCGCTGTCCTGCCGCGCCATCCGGATCAGCTCCGGTTGCGCCTCCGGCACGTCGCTCTGCGAGATCGCGAACGTCGCCTCCTCGCGGAACTTTGGGTCGTTGTCCTTGCGCACCGTGTCGCGCAGGATCTCGAAGCCATGCTGTCCGCGCGCGTTACCCAGCCAGAAGGCCGCCTGCTGGCGCAGCTTCCGCGGTTGCTGCGGCGCGATGAAGCGCTGCAGCACGGCGTCTGCCCCCGCATCTTTGTGATAGGCGATAGCGGTCAGCGCGGTGTCCGCGAGGTGGCGGTCGGCACGGTCCTCACCTTCGAAGCGCGCGGCAAAGTTCGTGAGCCAGGCCAGGCTCTCTGCCGGCTTCGCTTCGCCCAGCCAGTAAAGTGTGAGCCCGCCCAGATCGAGGCCGCAATCCGCGCTCGCCGGCCTTATCTTCTGTACTTGGCCGCCACCTACCCGCACCAGGACAAAGAAGCTGTCCGCCAACGGCGCATGGCAGTCGTTGAGCCGGTCGGCGATCATGTTATCGCCGCTGCCTGACTCCAGCCGGCACCCGCCACAGCACTGCGCGTTGCCGCGGAATTCGCTGCGCGCATTGAAGCAGCACATGTGGTGCTCGCCGTTGCTCACGGGGACGGCATACGCCACCCACGCCGCTTGCCCGCTCGCCGCGATCCGCTTGATGGTATCCCCGAGCGTGCCGGCCGCCGTCTGCGTGACCACCTTGCCGTTGACCGTCTGTGGCATCACGCTGCTCTGCGAAGCGTTCTGGGCGCCGGCGATCGCGCCCGTTAGCAGTACTGCGATCAGGATCATGTTCTTCATGGCGGCTCTCACTTGTTCAGGATCTCGATCATGTAATCTCTGGCCCGGCGCGAATCCATCACCGAGAGCTTCTCGATGATGGTGCGCTTCATCTGCGGGTCGGTCTCCTTGCGCGCCAGCTCGATCAGCT from Acidobacteriota bacterium includes:
- a CDS encoding HEAT repeat domain-containing protein; the encoded protein is MKNMILIAVLLTGAIAGAQNASQSSVMPQTVNGKVVTQTAAGTLGDTIKRIAASGQAAWVAYAVPVSNGEHHMCCFNARSEFRGNAQCCGGCRLESGSGDNMIADRLNDCHAPLADSFFVLVRVGGGQVQKIRPASADCGLDLGGLTLYWLGEAKPAESLAWLTNFAARFEGEDRADRHLADTALTAIAYHKDAGADAVLQRFIAPQQPRKLRQQAAFWLGNARGQHGFEILRDTVRKDNDPKFREEATFAISQSDVPEAQPELIRMARQDSDSEVRSQALFWLGQEAGRKIGSVISDAIENDPDTDVKRKAVFALSQMDHDEGVPLLINVAKTHKNPAVRKEALFWLGQSGDARALDYIESILKQ